Proteins encoded in a region of the Leucoraja erinacea ecotype New England unplaced genomic scaffold, Leri_hhj_1 Leri_897S, whole genome shotgun sequence genome:
- the LOC129694996 gene encoding zinc finger protein 135-like → MEDHMTGQNKEKRYECDVCGKAWRCLSLLEIHRRVHTGERPFTCSDCGKSFTSYANLQQHNRVHTGERPSDCSDCGKSFKTAPNLTKHRRLHTGEKPYGCSTSGKSFASYDNLQQHNRVHSGERPFTCSTCGKSFTSYASQQQHNCVHKGESPFTCSDCGKSYKSSQGLKRHRLVHTGERPFTCAQCGKGFTQSHNLLSHQRTHTGERPFTCAQCGKGFTQSSNLLSHQRTHTGERPFTCAQCGKGFTQSSNLLSHQRTHTGERPFTCAQCGKGFAPSPAPSAARASPSPATCCPTSAPTPASAPSPAPSAARASPSSSNLLVHQRTHTGERPYTCAQCGKGFTRSSSLLVHQRTHTGERPYTCAQCGKGFTRSDSLLLHQRTHTSERPYTCAQCGKGFTRANNLLSHQRTHTSERPFICAQCGKGFNRANNLLVHQRTHTSERPFTCAQCGKGFTHSSTLVVHQRTHTDERPFTCAQCGKGFTRANNLLVHQRTHTSERL, encoded by the exons atggaggaccacatgacggggcaaaacaaggagaagcgttatgagtgtgacgtgtgtggcaaggcctggcggtGCCTGAGCCTGCTGGAGATTCACCGGCGGGTGCATACGGGTGAacgccccttcacctgctccgactgcggcaagagcttcaccagCTACGccaacctgcagcagcacaaccgcgtacacacgggagaacgcccctccgactgctccgactgcggcaagagcttcaagacaGCGCCAAACCTGACGAAACACCGGCGgttgcacacgggcgagaagccctatggctgctccaccagCGGCAAGAGCTTCGCCAGCTACGACAACCTGCAACAGCACAACCGCGTGCACTCCGGtgagaggcccttcacctgctccacctgtggcaagagcttcaccaGCTACGCCAGCCAACAGCAGCACAACTGTGTGCACAAGGGAGAAagccccttcacctgctccgactgcggcaaaagcTACAAGTCGTCGCAGGGCCTAAAGAGGCACAGGCTCgtgcacaccggcgagcgccccttcacctgcgcccagtgcggcaagggcttcacccagtcccacaacctgctgtcccaccagcgcacccacaccggcgagcgccccttcacctgcgcccagtgcggcaagggcttcacccagtccagcaacctgctgtcccaccagcgcacccacaccggcgagcgccccttcacctgcgcccagtgcggcaagggcttcacccagtccagcaacctgctgtcccaccagcgcacccacaccggcgagcgccccttcacctgcgcccagtgcggcaagggcttc gccccttcacctgcgcccagtgcggcaagggcttcacccagtccagcaacctgctgtcccaccagcgcacccacaccggcgagcgccccttcacctgcgcccagtgcggcaagggcttcacccagctccagcaacctgctggtgcaccagcgcacccacaccggcgagcgcccctacacctgcgcccagtgcggcaagggcttcacccgctccagcagcctgctggtgcaccagcgcacccacaccggcgagcgcccctacacctgcgcccagtgcggcaagg gcttcacccgctccgacagcctgctgctgcaccagcgcacccacaccagcgagcgcccctacacctgcgcccagtgtggcaagggcttcacccgcgccaacaacctgctgtcccaccagcgcacccacaccagcgagcgccccttcatctgcgcccagtgtggcaagggcttcaaccGCGCCaacaacctgctggtgcaccagcggacccacaccagcgagcgccccttcacctgcgcccagtgcggcaagggcttcacccattcCAGCACCCTGGTGGTACACCAGCGGACCCACACCgacgagcgccccttcacctgcgcccagtgcggcaagggcttcacccgcgccaacaacctgctggtgcaccagcgcacccacaccagcgAGCGCCTCTAA